The genomic DNA TTTATGAAGAATTATTAACTTATATGATGAGTGGCAAAATTTTGGTCATGATTTTAGAAGGAGAGAATGCGATACAAATCGTAAGAAAAATTCATGGAAAGACGAATCCAGTAGATGCAGACATAGGAACTATTAGAGGAGATTTTGCAAATAGTACTACACAAAATATTGTTCATGCTTCTGACTCTAAAGAATCTTCAGAAAGAGAAATTTTTATATGGTTTTCTAGATAAAAAAGATTGAGATGAAAAATCATTTATAGATAGTATCTAGCATTCATAAGAGACTTGATACTGCATTTGCTCAAATTCAGAAAACCCCCAAAATGAATTGACTACAAAAATTTATACAAACTTCCATAAGGCTACTTTTGAGGACTAAATCCTGTATTGTACAGGATTTAGTCCTTTTAATGATGCAACAAA from Inediibacterium massiliense includes the following:
- the ndk gene encoding nucleoside-diphosphate kinase, whose translation is MEKTLVIIKPDGVKRGLIGEIIKRYERKGLKIIDCKMVQADREILQKHYDEHKGKDFYEELLTYMMSGKILVMILEGENAIQIVRKIHGKTNPVDADIGTIRGDFANSTTQNIVHASDSKESSEREIFIWFSR